The genomic region ACCACTTTCTAGAGGCTTAAGTCAGTCGGGTCGTTTCCGTTAAAGACGCTTAAAGTTGGAGAATCAGTGTTTGATTCTCAATCTGGGTGGAACCGCGAAATCAATTCGTCCCTGAGGTGCATATTTGTATGCGTCTCAGGGACTTTTTTTATTGTTGATTACAAAAATAAGAAGGAGTGTTCAAGCATGGCAGAAATTCAATTAACTTTTCCAGATGGTGCTCAAAAAACATTTGAGCAAGCAACAAGTTTACTAGACGTTGCAAAATCAATCAGTACGAGCTTGGCAAAAAAGGCAATCGCCGGAAAATTTAACGGTGAAGTGGTTGATTTACAACAACCACTTTTGGAAGACGGGGCAATCGAAATCATCACTAAAGATGATCAAGCGGTTAACCTAACTGCCACTTGGCATACTGCAGCTTTCGTATTAGCTGCTACTTTAAGTCAACACTATCCAGAAATGCAATTTGGCGAAGTAATGGCAACCGAAGATGGTTTCTATTACGATACAGATAATGAAGCTGGCCAAGTTGCTGTAACAGATTTACCAGAAATCAAAACAGAAATGGCTAAATTAATCCAATCAGGTGAAGCAATTTCACGTGTCAGTGTTTCAAAAGATGACGCTAAGAAATTATTTGCCGGCCAAACTTATAAACTTGCTTTATTAGACGAAGTTGAAGCTGACCAAGTTTTAGTTTACCAATTAGGTGACTACTCAGACTTTAGCTTAGCACCAATGTTAGGTAAAGTCAGTGACGTTAAATTCTTCGAATTATTATCAGTTGCTGGTGCTTATTGGCAAGGTAAATCAAGTAACCAAATGTTACAACGGATTTACGGGACAGCTTATCCTAAACAAGAAGAACTTGATGCTGATTTGAAACGTCGTCAAGAAGCTAAGGAACGCGATCACCGTGTTATCGGTAATCAATTAGACTTATTCTTCGTTGATCCTAAGGTTGGCGCAGGCCTTCCTTACTGGTTACCAAATGGTGCTACAATTCGTCGTTCAATTGAACGTTACATCATTGACAAAGAAGTTGCTAATGGTTACGAACATGTTTACACACCAATCTTGGCTAACTTAGACTTGTACAAACAATCAGGTCACTGGGATCACTATCGTGAAGACATGTTCCCACCAATGGACATGGGCGATGGCGAAATGCTTGAATTACGTCCAATGAACTGCCCATCACATATCCAAGTTTACAAACATCACCCACGCTCATACCGTGAATTACCAATTCGGATTGCTGAACTTGGTATGATGCACCGTTATGAAAAATCAGGTGCACTTTCAGGCTTACAACGTGTCCGTGAAATGACTTTAAATGATGGTCACACATTCGTTCGTCCTGATCAAATTCAAGATGAATTTAAATCAATCTTAGGGCTAATGATCGATGTTTATGCTGACTTTAACATCAATGATTACACATTCCGTCTAAGTTATCGCGATCCTGCTAACACAGAAAAATACTTCGACGATGATGAAATGTGGAACAAAGCACAAGC from Latilactobacillus sakei subsp. sakei DSM 20017 = JCM 1157 harbors:
- the thrS gene encoding threonine--tRNA ligase; the encoded protein is MAEIQLTFPDGAQKTFEQATSLLDVAKSISTSLAKKAIAGKFNGEVVDLQQPLLEDGAIEIITKDDQAVNLTATWHTAAFVLAATLSQHYPEMQFGEVMATEDGFYYDTDNEAGQVAVTDLPEIKTEMAKLIQSGEAISRVSVSKDDAKKLFAGQTYKLALLDEVEADQVLVYQLGDYSDFSLAPMLGKVSDVKFFELLSVAGAYWQGKSSNQMLQRIYGTAYPKQEELDADLKRRQEAKERDHRVIGNQLDLFFVDPKVGAGLPYWLPNGATIRRSIERYIIDKEVANGYEHVYTPILANLDLYKQSGHWDHYREDMFPPMDMGDGEMLELRPMNCPSHIQVYKHHPRSYRELPIRIAELGMMHRYEKSGALSGLQRVREMTLNDGHTFVRPDQIQDEFKSILGLMIDVYADFNINDYTFRLSYRDPANTEKYFDDDEMWNKAQAMLKGAMDDLGLDYVEAEGEAAFYGPKLDVQTKTAMGNEETLSTIQLDFMLPERFDLHYVGEDGEMHRPVMIHRGLVSTMERFTAYLTEIYKGAFPTWLAPTQAVIIPVKNDLHYDYAKNIKDEMIKRGLRVRIDDRNEKMGYKIREAQTSKIPYTLVVGDQELAQATVSVRKYGEENAVEEASDMFINAIVAEVGNYSRDGKQHAKKINL